From the Penaeus vannamei isolate JL-2024 chromosome 20, ASM4276789v1, whole genome shotgun sequence genome, the window CGACATCGGAACCATCTCGGCCCTCAGTAGCGCAAGCAAGGCAAGGCAGCTTCTTCTCAAGGGCAGCTCGGTACTTGGGGTGGCTGATGGCGTACACGATGGGGTTGTAGACGGCGTTGGCCTTGGCGAAGACGGAGCCCCAGATGGAGAAAATAGGAGTAACCATGGGCTTGTTGAACATGCCTCCCCAGTTGATGATGAAGTAGGGGGTCCAGGCCATGAACCACAGGGTGACGGTCATGAGAGCAACCTTGCACAGACGGCACTCAGCAGAGGTCTTCTGGGCTTCCTCGCTCCTCAAGGACTTGACTCCCATCTTCTTGGCCTGTTCGCGCATTCCCTTCTCGTGAGCAGCAACAGCCTTGACGATGAAGGTGTAGCTATAGATGatgtagaagagagggaagatgtatACCCAGACGGAGTACACCCACAGATAGCTCTTGCTGAGGGTGGTCTCAGTCAAGTAGTCAGTACCACAAGCGGTCATGTTACCCTCAGGCACATAACGGTTCCagccgaagaagggaggaaggcaccaGGCAAGAGAGGCGGCCCAAGTGCCAGCAATCCTTGTCATGGCACCGCCAGAAGTCAGAGGCTCAGCAGACACTCCCTTGACGATAACGTTGTATCGGTCAGCAGTGATGAAGACCATGGTCCAGATGGACACGCAACCGAACAGAGAACCAAGGAAAGCATAGATCTCGCAGAAGAAGGCTCCAAGAGTCCAGGTCTGCCAGTAGCAAGAGATGACCATGGGTGGGAACATTG encodes:
- the LOC113818628 gene encoding rhodopsin-like — translated: MSWNNAAMADNALPSTNPYGNYTVVDTVPKELLHMVDSHWYQFPPMNPLWYSLVGFWMVVMGCLSVAGNFVVIWVFMNTKSLRTPANLLVVNLAMSDFLMMFTMFPPMVISCYWQTWTLGAFFCEIYAFLGSLFGCVSIWTMVFITADRYNVIVKGVSAEPLTSGGAMTRIAGTWAASLAWCLPPFFGWNRYVPEGNMTACGTDYLTETTLSKSYLWVYSVWVYIFPLFYIIYSYTFIVKAVAAHEKGMREQAKKMGVKSLRSEEAQKTSAECRLCKVALMTVTLWFMAWTPYFIINWGGMFNKPMVTPIFSIWGSVFAKANAVYNPIVYAISHPKYRAALEKKLPCLACATEGRDGSDVGSTGTAQVPEKSESA